In one Rutidosis leptorrhynchoides isolate AG116_Rl617_1_P2 chromosome 8, CSIRO_AGI_Rlap_v1, whole genome shotgun sequence genomic region, the following are encoded:
- the LOC139862748 gene encoding uncharacterized protein, whose translation MSIDPSLVTEMGPDGLVRESPVIAHTERMIEEEQNQLRKYIDENYSKIRDVERELSNLNMEMKLTAGPKKAALEHMRKKIELSTERIRFAKLKEEEAKKAWEAASKAVKDEEALKQKLCEDLNNLVQESSSSQFARLEELKRRLEALNPRRSSVYTEVVGSPMGPALATTKTEVSVSSTTEPPAESTKVVSNQSGVESQNSQRTAGHVDGSGKKKNATQVRGKGIGAVPKRGSSWTGAGFD comes from the exons ATGTCAATTGATCCTTCATTGGTGACGGAAATGGGACCTGACGGTCTCGTTCGCGAATCACCGGTGATCGCCCACACTGAGCGG ATGATCGAAGAAGAGCAAAATCAATTGAGAAA ATATATTGACGAGAATTATTCCAAAATTCGTGATGTTGAACGGGAGCTTTCAAATCTTAATATGGAGATGAAACTCACTGCAGGCCCAAAGAAAGCCG CACTTGAGCATATGAGGAAGAAAATCGAATTGTCAACAGAGAGGATTCGTTTTGCTAAGTTGAAGGAAGAAGAAGCTAAGAAA GCTTGGGAAGCTGCATCGAAAGCTGTGAAGGACGAAGAAGCACTCAAGCAGAAACTATGCGAAGATTTGAATAATTTG GTCCAAGAGAGCAGTAGCTCTCAGTTTGCGCGACTAGAGGAACTAAAAAGGCGACTAGAGGCTTTGAATCCAAGAAGATCATCTGTATATACAGAAGTC GTTGGGAGTCCAATGGGACCTGCATTAGCTACAACAAAGACTGAGGTATCAGTTTCTAGTACGACAGAACCACCTGCTGAATCAACTAAGGTTGTTTCGAATCAGAGTGGTGTGGAAAGTCAAAATAGTCAAAGGACAGCTGGACATGTGGATGGAAGCGGAAAAAAGAAAAATGCAACGCAAGTGAGAGGTAAAGGAATTGGAGCAGTACCTAAGAGAGGATCTAGTTGGACTGGTGCTGGGTTTGACTAA